One segment of Bacteroidales bacterium DNA contains the following:
- a CDS encoding DUF3471 domain-containing protein yields MKTQKLFLVLLLCSGMVYGMSSVWGQTNNQDQEIKVDSGILKSYVGRYAYTDGTISIIAYKDGQLYIQYTGQPELPIFPSSEDEFFLKVVEAHLKFIKDETGKVIHLVHRQNGMQFEPVRLSDENIIKVDPVIYDKYVGKYMGDNNQIIEVYKEGDKLFGRTPGLPVCQLLPVSETEFFPKEVNARVWFIISNDGLVNSANIDFNGYKSNAPRIRE; encoded by the coding sequence ATGAAAACCCAAAAATTATTTCTTGTGCTTCTTCTTTGTTCTGGTATGGTATACGGAATGTCTTCAGTGTGGGGACAAACCAACAATCAGGATCAGGAAATAAAAGTAGATTCAGGCATTTTAAAATCCTATGTGGGCCGGTATGCTTATACAGATGGCACAATCAGTATTATAGCATATAAAGATGGTCAATTGTATATTCAATATACAGGTCAGCCCGAATTGCCCATATTCCCGTCATCAGAAGATGAGTTCTTTCTTAAAGTGGTTGAAGCACATTTGAAATTTATAAAAGATGAGACCGGAAAGGTTATCCACCTCGTTCACCGTCAGAATGGAATGCAGTTTGAGCCAGTGCGACTGTCTGATGAAAATATTATAAAAGTGGATCCGGTAATTTATGATAAATACGTTGGAAAATACATGGGTGATAACAATCAGATTATTGAGGTTTATAAAGAAGGCGATAAGTTGTTTGGAAGAACTCCGGGACTTCCGGTTTGTCAGCTTCTTCCTGTATCAGAAACCGAATTCTTTCCAAAAGAAGTTAATGCCCGGGTATGGTTTATTATTAGTAATGACGGTTTGGTAAACTCAGCAAATATTGATTTCAACGGGTATAAATCAAATGCTCCGAGGATCAGGGAATAG
- a CDS encoding glycoside hydrolase family 3 N-terminal domain-containing protein, producing the protein MRKSILYAGILSLGVLYNCTGKPEFTQVKLEARKAPIIKEGGYEFKDLNKNEKLDPYEDWRLPVDQRIDNLISLMTLEEKVGLMFHPNIAVPADGKVVYDSRKELGNEAYAGPVGPGGQGGKAMGMGQMQVGADAKTFIEEKNFRNILNNGVAPPKEFAIWSNSMQEYAEASRLGIPIMFSTDPRHGATLGAHVSGKQYFSQWPSKEGQVGITASRDTGLLKKFGETVAEEYRAVGLHMILGPQIDLMTEPRWSRNMGCFSEDAELTAEMLAAFMDGAQGAKVGPDKILVHLKHWPGSGPHKDGKGEWLVYPGNNLDYQLLPWKKGIEKGALAVMGYYSGTYVDTFNVCFSPYWSTKVLYDQLGFKGAICTDWGVVGRVGPMNPRFAGKTTLKDNMAMVVNAGVDQMGSETENELLIELVKEGRVTEDRINRAAKHILQWHFLLGLFEDPYVDPDAAVKILQSEKNQKDGYQAQLESIVLLTNDGLLPAKKGIKLYTEGIDKQIAANYGTIVENPKDADLILVRTGTAEDTGFPGFGGAAKDGKQPTREEMEKMMKEAMKRMNEREVNLNLPDKIWGNIKRLHQTGKPIVVAFNPSGSSVVLPGDLKEVTNGSIMVFDALDNALLDVVFGVFNPKGKLPFEIPASMEDVKNQKEDVPFDAPNKAFNFGDGLSYN; encoded by the coding sequence ATGAGAAAATCAATTCTTTATGCGGGAATCCTTTCACTTGGCGTACTGTACAATTGTACCGGTAAACCCGAGTTTACGCAGGTAAAACTGGAGGCTAGAAAAGCCCCCATAATAAAAGAAGGAGGATATGAATTTAAGGATCTGAATAAAAATGAGAAGTTAGATCCTTACGAAGACTGGCGTTTACCGGTTGATCAGCGCATCGATAACCTCATTAGCCTGATGACACTGGAAGAAAAGGTTGGTTTGATGTTTCATCCAAACATAGCGGTTCCGGCCGATGGTAAAGTAGTTTATGATTCAAGGAAAGAATTGGGAAATGAAGCCTATGCCGGCCCTGTTGGCCCAGGAGGTCAGGGTGGCAAAGCAATGGGTATGGGTCAGATGCAGGTTGGCGCTGATGCTAAAACTTTCATTGAAGAAAAGAACTTTCGCAATATCCTGAACAACGGGGTTGCACCTCCCAAAGAATTTGCCATTTGGTCTAACTCGATGCAGGAATATGCCGAGGCTTCGCGGTTGGGCATTCCTATCATGTTCTCCACGGATCCCCGTCATGGCGCCACTTTAGGTGCACATGTCAGCGGCAAACAGTATTTTTCACAATGGCCCAGTAAGGAAGGGCAGGTTGGAATCACTGCATCCCGAGATACCGGACTTCTTAAGAAATTCGGAGAAACTGTTGCTGAAGAATACAGGGCAGTCGGACTTCATATGATCCTCGGGCCCCAGATAGATCTTATGACCGAACCCCGGTGGAGCCGTAATATGGGTTGCTTTTCAGAGGATGCTGAATTGACTGCTGAAATGCTGGCCGCATTTATGGACGGAGCCCAGGGTGCAAAAGTAGGTCCGGACAAAATTCTGGTTCATTTAAAACACTGGCCGGGATCAGGTCCGCACAAAGACGGCAAAGGAGAATGGCTTGTTTATCCGGGAAACAACCTGGATTACCAGCTCCTGCCATGGAAAAAGGGCATTGAAAAAGGAGCGCTGGCGGTTATGGGGTACTACAGCGGGACTTATGTGGACACTTTCAATGTTTGTTTCTCTCCATACTGGTCAACCAAGGTCCTGTACGATCAACTGGGTTTCAAGGGTGCCATTTGCACGGATTGGGGTGTTGTAGGACGCGTAGGTCCGATGAATCCACGATTCGCCGGTAAAACAACCCTTAAAGACAATATGGCAATGGTTGTCAATGCAGGTGTCGACCAGATGGGAAGTGAGACTGAAAACGAACTACTGATAGAATTGGTAAAGGAGGGCAGAGTAACAGAAGATCGGATCAATCGTGCGGCAAAACACATTCTTCAATGGCATTTCCTATTAGGATTATTTGAGGATCCTTATGTTGATCCGGATGCTGCTGTTAAAATACTTCAAAGTGAAAAGAATCAGAAGGACGGTTACCAGGCCCAGCTTGAATCGATTGTACTGCTAACAAACGACGGACTGCTTCCTGCAAAAAAGGGTATTAAGTTATATACCGAAGGTATCGATAAGCAAATAGCAGCCAATTATGGAACTATTGTGGAGAATCCGAAAGATGCAGATCTTATTCTTGTCCGGACAGGCACTGCCGAAGATACGGGATTCCCGGGATTTGGGGGTGCAGCTAAAGATGGGAAACAGCCTACCAGGGAAGAGATGGAGAAAATGATGAAAGAAGCGATGAAAAGAATGAATGAAAGAGAAGTAAATCTTAACCTTCCTGATAAAATCTGGGGAAATATTAAAAGATTACATCAGACCGGAAAACCAATAGTTGTCGCGTTCAATCCTAGCGGATCCAGCGTTGTGCTTCCCGGCGACCTGAAAGAGGTGACGAATGGCTCGATCATGGTTTTCGATGCACTTGATAATGCTTTATTGGATGTGGTATTTGGCGTCTTCAATCCAAAAGGGAAACTTCCGTTTGAAATCCCGGCATCCATGGAAGATGTTAAAAATCAAAAAGAGGACGTTCCTTTTGATGCCCCTAATAAGGCTTTCAATTTCGGGGATGGCTTATCCTATAATTGA
- a CDS encoding TetR/AcrR family transcriptional regulator, whose translation MGHIERRIREKERIRKRIIESALNIATKKGWEAVTIRKIADAIEYTPPIVYEHFKNKEDLFNELVLLGHRRLTDSAILAIGNETDSRKILMIFSMKFWDFAFENKELYQLMFSLNSKIPDKEVISLIQKFHAIFTELVGDEKIAPEAMFSYMCLQQGYIYNVKQMGLPPGFEGKDPKKLFKKAISKYIRDI comes from the coding sequence ATGGGACATATTGAACGAAGGATAAGAGAGAAAGAGAGAATCAGGAAGCGAATTATTGAATCCGCTCTTAATATTGCCACTAAAAAAGGTTGGGAAGCCGTCACAATCAGAAAGATTGCTGATGCCATTGAATATACGCCCCCTATAGTTTATGAACATTTTAAAAATAAAGAAGATCTTTTTAATGAATTGGTTCTGTTAGGTCATCGCAGACTGACGGACAGTGCAATTCTCGCTATAGGGAATGAAACGGATTCCAGGAAGATCCTGATGATTTTCTCAATGAAATTCTGGGATTTTGCATTTGAAAATAAGGAATTGTACCAGCTTATGTTCAGTCTTAACAGCAAAATTCCGGATAAGGAAGTGATTTCATTGATTCAAAAATTCCATGCCATATTCACGGAATTGGTTGGCGATGAAAAAATCGCACCTGAGGCGATGTTCAGCTATATGTGTTTACAGCAGGGATATATATATAACGTGAAACAAATGGGGCTTCCGCCGGGCTTTGAAGGGAAAGACCCTAAAAAGTTATTTAAAAAGGCGATAAGCAAGTACATCAGAGACATATAA
- a CDS encoding DJ-1/PfpI family protein, with amino-acid sequence MKKLTLLMIIPIILLSFKAETPKVLMFIQDNSYDTGYMLKNEAGLMKQILQESGFTVEIATLSGELLNSDSISIQPDLKLSEANVKNYAGFIIPCMAAKDTVITPEERRFVKSITEQNKPLAAETGAVLILAKAGLLKGKKYAFVESYVNQWKTDFEGAIFSGEGVIRDGNIMTSGICPMQTKMYGKANGTAELTKMLVEAMKAEK; translated from the coding sequence ATGAAAAAATTAACCCTTCTGATGATCATCCCGATCATTCTTTTGTCTTTTAAGGCTGAAACCCCAAAAGTTCTTATGTTTATCCAGGATAATTCCTATGATACCGGGTATATGCTGAAAAATGAGGCGGGTCTGATGAAACAAATTCTCCAGGAATCAGGCTTCACTGTTGAAATAGCTACCCTTTCAGGTGAATTATTAAATTCAGATTCAATTTCAATTCAACCCGATTTAAAGCTAAGTGAGGCGAATGTTAAGAACTATGCGGGTTTCATTATTCCATGCATGGCAGCTAAGGATACGGTAATTACACCTGAAGAGAGAAGATTTGTAAAAAGTATTACCGAACAGAATAAACCTCTTGCTGCTGAAACGGGAGCTGTTTTAATCCTTGCCAAAGCCGGACTGCTTAAAGGTAAGAAGTATGCTTTCGTTGAATCTTATGTCAATCAATGGAAGACTGATTTTGAAGGCGCAATATTCAGCGGAGAAGGAGTTATACGGGACGGAAATATTATGACTTCAGGAATTTGCCCGATGCAGACAAAAATGTACGGGAAAGCCAACGGAACGGCAGAACTAACTAAGATGCTGGTGGAGGCGATGAAGGCAGAGAAATAG
- a CDS encoding leucine-rich repeat domain-containing protein: MKTFFAFLVLFLFLLNGCKKEDEDIQSNYVIKDVNLLHSLLDLNIDLNGDSIISPAEASKITSLYLQSKGINDMSGIEMFIHLKDLICSYNQITTINISALPELEYLYCEGNLLTRLDVSQNPALKFLDCSYNKIASIDLTALGNLSSLNLSGNKLTTIDVSKNYALADLTIGYNPISVLDVKHNNLLSYLGIWNMHLTSLDLSENHWLSNLNCTNNRISSLDLSHNKDLISLWCGGNNLSTLDLSENKNISSLFCSYNHLTSLDLSNLSSLYELNCNDNTIASLELSHQNGLLSLECRNNELTELSIPNLTQLQLLRCDSNQLTQLDISNQSQLYSLYCQNNQLTTLDVSKNTNLVYLHCNNNNLTSLDISQNIDLMNLYCQNNRLTNLITSGLPGLRILACGGNQFTSLDLSENYYLGIGVYIGIPYFLELNDMPGLEKVCVWSVPFPYPGFRVNLSGSPNIQFSTECNF; encoded by the coding sequence GTGAAAACCTTCTTCGCTTTTCTGGTTCTTTTTTTATTCCTTCTCAACGGATGCAAAAAAGAAGACGAGGACATTCAATCCAATTATGTCATTAAAGATGTAAACTTACTTCACTCCCTGCTTGATCTGAACATCGATTTAAACGGCGACAGTATCATAAGTCCGGCTGAAGCCTCAAAAATTACTTCACTGTATTTGCAGTCGAAGGGTATAAACGACATGAGCGGTATTGAGATGTTTATTCACCTTAAAGATCTGATCTGCAGCTATAACCAGATCACAACCATTAACATATCAGCACTTCCAGAATTGGAATATCTTTATTGTGAAGGCAACCTCCTTACCCGACTGGACGTTTCACAAAATCCGGCATTGAAGTTTTTGGATTGCAGTTATAATAAGATAGCATCCATAGACTTGACTGCCTTGGGAAATCTTTCAAGTCTGAATTTAAGTGGGAATAAACTTACAACTATTGATGTTTCGAAAAATTATGCCCTTGCTGATCTTACTATAGGATATAACCCGATCTCAGTTCTTGATGTAAAACATAATAACCTATTAAGTTATCTGGGCATATGGAATATGCATCTTACATCACTTGATTTGTCAGAGAACCATTGGCTATCCAATTTGAATTGCACAAATAACCGGATCAGCAGCCTTGATCTGTCACATAATAAGGATTTGATATCACTTTGGTGTGGAGGGAATAATTTGAGTACACTTGATTTGTCTGAAAATAAAAATATTTCAAGTCTTTTTTGCAGTTACAACCATCTCACATCCCTTGATCTCAGCAACCTATCTTCGTTATACGAATTGAATTGTAATGATAATACCATTGCCTCCCTCGAACTTAGTCATCAGAACGGATTGTTATCTTTGGAATGTCGCAATAACGAGCTGACGGAGCTTTCTATTCCGAACTTAACCCAGTTGCAACTTCTGCGATGTGACAGCAATCAGTTAACTCAGCTGGATATCTCTAATCAATCCCAATTGTATTCATTATACTGCCAGAACAATCAATTGACAACACTGGATGTTTCAAAAAATACGAATCTGGTATATCTGCATTGCAATAACAATAATCTCACATCCCTGGATATTTCGCAAAACATAGATCTCATGAACCTCTATTGTCAGAATAACCGGCTGACAAACCTGATTACATCTGGCCTTCCCGGCTTACGAATTCTTGCCTGCGGCGGAAACCAGTTTACAAGTCTCGATCTTTCTGAAAATTATTACCTGGGTATAGGTGTCTATATAGGAATTCCGTACTTTCTGGAATTGAACGATATGCCCGGCCTTGAAAAAGTATGTGTCTGGTCAGTGCCTTTCCCTTATCCCGGTTTTCGAGTAAATCTCTCCGGCAGTCCGAACATTCAGTTTTCAACAGAGTGTAATTTTTAA
- a CDS encoding GNAT family N-acetyltransferase: protein MISFRPISPNDNPAIAELIRKVFREFKIDRPGTVFTDPTTDRLYELFRTAGSCYWIAWEDNLTASPNNLTASPYLSALSNNIQLKMLGGCGIYPTPGLPEGCAELVKLYVSAEYRGKGIGLKLMEKCFESAKEMGYRQLYLETLPELSKAVGMYEKAGFRYLSCRLGNSGHFNCNIWMIKEV, encoded by the coding sequence ATGATATCATTCAGACCCATCTCACCCAACGATAATCCCGCCATTGCCGAACTTATCCGGAAAGTGTTCCGTGAATTTAAAATCGACAGGCCCGGAACTGTATTTACAGATCCCACAACCGATCGCCTTTATGAACTTTTCCGCACTGCCGGCTCATGTTACTGGATTGCCTGGGAAGACAACCTGACAGCGTCGCCTAACAACCTGACAGCGTCGCCATACCTGTCAGCGTTGTCGAACAATATACAATTAAAAATGCTCGGCGGCTGCGGAATTTACCCCACTCCGGGCCTTCCTGAAGGATGTGCCGAACTGGTGAAATTATATGTATCTGCCGAATACCGTGGAAAGGGCATAGGATTAAAACTGATGGAAAAGTGCTTTGAATCGGCAAAAGAAATGGGGTACCGCCAGCTTTACCTTGAAACACTGCCTGAATTATCAAAGGCCGTTGGCATGTATGAAAAAGCCGGTTTCCGGTACCTCTCCTGCAGACTGGGCAACAGTGGCCATTTCAATTGCAACATATGGATGATTAAGGAGGTTTGA
- a CDS encoding von Willebrand factor type A domain-containing protein, which produces MKTLIKTLVAFLLFAQCDKYDGSADLNFNDGDYFQNGFVGGEKYKDYDENPFIKTSVQPVSTFSIDADGASYTNMRRFMYLGQVPPKASVRVEEYINFFTFDYPQPQAGENIGLNAEMVSCPWQPGHHLLRLGIKAIDIPEDEIPGTNYVFLIDVSGSMASSDKLGILKSGFITMAANLRDKDKVAIVTYAGQSGVLLPSTGGDEKQKIIDAIEKLGAGGSTAGAAGLTTAYEIAQENFIENGNNRVILGTDGDFNVGPSSNDELISLIEEKRKSGIYLTVLGVGEGNLNDYMMEQIADKGNGNYEYIDNAKQIQKVFIQERSKFYTVAKDSKIQITFNSSAVDSFRLIGYENRSLNEDDFQNDTVDAGEIGASQTITALYEIIPAPDATGKTARFDFRYKKPGEEQSRLVSIDVNYNPVSIETASQEMKFAAAITGFGLLMKQSMYKGTLTRQMILDLGDLNYNFDPYGNRSDFIDLVKSWNQ; this is translated from the coding sequence ATGAAAACCCTGATTAAAACCTTAGTTGCATTTCTTCTTTTCGCACAGTGTGACAAGTATGATGGCAGTGCCGATCTCAATTTTAATGACGGAGATTATTTTCAAAACGGATTTGTTGGCGGTGAAAAATATAAGGATTACGACGAAAATCCCTTCATAAAGACATCCGTACAACCGGTCTCAACTTTTTCAATTGACGCCGACGGTGCATCATATACCAACATGCGCCGTTTCATGTACCTGGGACAGGTACCTCCCAAAGCATCTGTAAGAGTTGAAGAGTACATTAATTTTTTCACGTTTGATTATCCTCAGCCACAAGCAGGAGAAAACATAGGTCTTAATGCCGAAATGGTATCTTGTCCGTGGCAGCCGGGTCACCATCTGCTCAGGCTTGGTATTAAAGCAATAGATATTCCCGAAGATGAAATTCCGGGTACTAACTATGTTTTCCTGATTGATGTTTCAGGTTCCATGGCCTCTTCAGACAAGCTTGGTATCCTTAAATCAGGATTTATTACAATGGCGGCAAATTTAAGGGATAAGGATAAGGTGGCCATAGTAACCTACGCAGGACAGTCGGGTGTATTGCTGCCTTCAACCGGAGGTGATGAAAAGCAGAAGATAATTGATGCCATTGAAAAACTTGGTGCAGGAGGGAGCACAGCGGGCGCGGCAGGACTGACTACAGCCTATGAAATTGCACAGGAAAACTTCATAGAAAACGGGAATAACAGGGTGATACTTGGAACAGACGGCGATTTTAATGTAGGCCCTTCATCAAACGATGAACTGATCAGCCTTATCGAAGAGAAAAGAAAAAGCGGAATATATCTGACCGTACTGGGAGTAGGTGAGGGAAACCTGAACGATTATATGATGGAACAAATTGCGGATAAAGGAAACGGTAATTACGAGTACATTGACAATGCAAAACAAATACAGAAGGTATTCATCCAGGAACGTTCAAAGTTTTATACAGTAGCAAAGGACTCAAAAATCCAGATCACATTTAACTCATCTGCGGTGGATTCATTCAGGCTGATTGGTTATGAAAACAGGAGCCTGAATGAGGACGATTTTCAAAATGACACTGTGGATGCAGGCGAAATTGGCGCATCGCAAACTATTACGGCATTGTATGAAATCATACCTGCCCCGGACGCAACCGGAAAAACAGCACGTTTTGATTTCAGGTACAAAAAACCGGGAGAAGAACAAAGTCGCCTGGTATCCATTGACGTTAACTATAATCCGGTAAGCATTGAAACCGCATCACAGGAAATGAAATTTGCGGCTGCCATTACAGGATTCGGATTGCTTATGAAACAATCCATGTATAAGGGCACCCTTACAAGACAGATGATTCTTGATCTTGGAGATTTGAATTACAATTTTGATCCCTACGGCAACAGGAGCGATTTCATTGATCTTGTGAAATCATGGAATCAATAA
- a CDS encoding bifunctional fucokinase/fucose-1-phosphate guanylyltransferase, translating into MQKLLSLPENLVSSFFEITGNSQKDWFVTSDPAGSKIGSGGGTAYLLAEHSKHSEKDFMHYIGSDKKIIIHAGGQSRRLPAYAPSGKILTPVPVFRWSQGQRLDQTLLDLQMPLLSRIMEASASHQHVMIAAGDVLIQSSEVFYDLPESDIVCFGMWADPHLASNHGVFFTTRNAPSELDFMLQKPSHAVIEKLSSSHLYLMDIGIWILSDRAIEILMQKCGWTGESFSNIRPAYYDLYSAFGTCLGRNPSSADCDISGLSASIVPLNDGAFYHYGTSTELISSTEKIQNRVQDQRNIWHNRVKPHPSLFVQNSIADVSWEKHHHHTWIENSHVPSSWKLSHDHIITGVPGNDWEIELNPGICLDVVPVGESSFCIRPYHISDTFRGECGKQETLWLNKPLNDWFKERRLDFESAGMNKTGDIQSAPLFPVTGNISKAEELVKWMIGQSDRDDSGQLWLKSSRLSADELCSNADLKRLNRQRTAFRQKNIEKLTLNYRHSVFYQSDLKHTAAEFAGTGMTVPGPLPETDPALLQCRNHMFRSEILRLKGLDGSTEESSAFGALRSSILNTAPRNSVPKINIFSDQIIWGRSPARLDLAGGWSDTPPYCLQNGGSVLNMAVELNGQPPIQVFIRLSSEKKIILRSIDNGVSEIIETYEQLAGFNLVGSAFSIPKAALYLAGFHPDFCGTSYSSLKEQLDDFGGGFEISLLAAIPKGSGLGTSSILAATILGTISDFCSLNWDHRVICHRTLILEQLLTTGGGWQDQYGGILAGIKLLESEPGIQDKISVRWMPDRLFTQPDNKDSWLLYYTGTTRIAKSILAEIVRGMFLNEGTRLRIIGEIKQHASYLAQTIQQSDYLHTARMVAHSWKLNNALDSGTNTPDVQRIIDVIGDFTAGFKLLGAGGGGYMLIAAKDPVAALKIRKVLNENPPNRTGRFVEMNVSQTGFQVSRS; encoded by the coding sequence ATGCAAAAGCTTCTGTCATTGCCGGAGAACCTGGTTTCATCATTTTTTGAAATCACCGGGAATTCTCAAAAAGATTGGTTTGTTACCAGTGATCCAGCGGGATCAAAAATCGGATCGGGCGGAGGAACGGCTTATCTTCTGGCTGAACACAGTAAGCATTCTGAGAAGGATTTCATGCATTACATCGGCTCGGATAAAAAAATAATCATTCATGCCGGAGGACAAAGTCGCCGGCTTCCTGCCTATGCCCCTTCCGGAAAAATACTTACTCCTGTCCCAGTGTTCCGCTGGAGCCAGGGACAGCGACTTGACCAGACTTTGCTTGACCTTCAGATGCCACTGCTATCACGTATCATGGAAGCATCAGCTTCGCATCAGCATGTGATGATTGCAGCAGGCGACGTTCTCATTCAATCCTCCGAAGTCTTCTATGACCTGCCGGAATCCGATATTGTATGTTTCGGCATGTGGGCCGATCCACATCTCGCTTCCAATCACGGTGTGTTTTTTACAACCCGGAATGCCCCGTCGGAACTTGATTTTATGTTACAGAAGCCGTCACATGCCGTTATTGAGAAGCTTTCCTCTTCGCACCTGTATCTTATGGACATCGGCATATGGATTCTCAGTGACAGGGCCATTGAGATTCTGATGCAAAAATGCGGGTGGACCGGCGAGTCTTTTAGCAATATTAGACCTGCTTATTATGATTTATACAGTGCTTTCGGAACCTGCCTGGGCCGGAACCCGTCCTCCGCAGATTGCGATATCAGCGGCCTGTCCGCATCCATTGTTCCCCTGAATGACGGTGCTTTCTATCACTACGGAACTTCAACGGAGCTGATCAGTTCCACTGAAAAAATTCAGAACCGGGTACAGGACCAGAGAAACATCTGGCATAACCGTGTAAAACCTCATCCTTCACTTTTTGTGCAAAATTCAATTGCAGATGTAAGCTGGGAAAAGCATCACCATCATACGTGGATTGAAAACAGTCATGTGCCCTCCTCATGGAAACTCAGCCATGATCATATCATTACCGGGGTTCCGGGAAATGACTGGGAGATTGAACTGAACCCCGGAATCTGCCTTGATGTGGTTCCTGTAGGTGAAAGCTCTTTTTGCATCAGGCCTTACCATATTTCCGATACGTTCAGAGGTGAATGCGGAAAGCAGGAAACGTTGTGGTTAAACAAGCCTTTAAATGACTGGTTCAAAGAGCGTAGGCTTGATTTTGAATCCGCCGGTATGAATAAGACAGGCGATATACAGTCGGCCCCCTTGTTCCCGGTTACAGGAAATATATCAAAGGCCGAAGAACTTGTCAAATGGATGATCGGACAATCCGACAGGGACGATTCAGGGCAATTATGGCTTAAATCCTCAAGGCTTTCTGCAGATGAGCTTTGCTCAAATGCTGACTTAAAGCGGCTAAACAGACAGAGAACAGCGTTTCGTCAGAAAAACATTGAGAAGCTCACCCTGAACTACCGGCATAGTGTTTTTTACCAGTCGGACCTCAAGCACACGGCTGCAGAATTTGCCGGGACCGGCATGACGGTTCCCGGTCCGTTGCCGGAAACGGATCCTGCCCTTCTGCAATGCCGAAATCATATGTTCCGTTCTGAGATTCTCAGGTTAAAAGGACTTGATGGTTCAACCGAAGAAAGTTCTGCTTTTGGCGCTCTCAGGTCATCCATACTTAACACAGCACCCCGCAATTCGGTTCCTAAGATTAATATTTTTTCTGACCAGATCATTTGGGGCAGAAGTCCTGCCCGTCTTGACCTGGCCGGAGGCTGGTCAGATACACCGCCATACTGCCTTCAGAACGGCGGCAGTGTGCTCAACATGGCCGTTGAACTGAATGGGCAGCCACCCATCCAGGTGTTTATCCGTCTTTCAAGTGAAAAGAAAATCATTCTGCGGTCTATTGACAACGGCGTATCTGAAATTATTGAAACGTATGAACAACTCGCCGGCTTCAACCTTGTAGGTTCTGCCTTTTCAATTCCAAAAGCGGCACTGTACCTGGCCGGTTTCCATCCTGATTTTTGCGGGACTTCCTATTCTTCACTTAAGGAACAACTCGATGATTTCGGAGGCGGCTTTGAAATCTCTTTGCTTGCAGCCATTCCAAAAGGTTCCGGACTAGGCACAAGTTCGATATTAGCAGCTACAATACTCGGAACCATCAGCGATTTCTGTTCGCTCAACTGGGATCACCGTGTGATTTGCCACCGCACCCTTATTCTTGAACAGCTTTTAACCACAGGCGGAGGATGGCAGGATCAGTATGGAGGTATCCTTGCGGGTATCAAGCTTCTCGAATCCGAGCCGGGAATCCAGGACAAGATCAGTGTTCGCTGGATGCCCGACAGGTTATTTACCCAACCTGACAATAAGGACAGCTGGCTGTTGTATTATACAGGTACAACGCGCATTGCCAAAAGCATCCTGGCTGAGATTGTACGGGGAATGTTTTTAAATGAAGGAACACGCCTGCGGATCATCGGTGAAATTAAACAACATGCGTCATACCTGGCACAGACCATACAACAGTCGGATTATCTTCATACAGCCCGCATGGTAGCGCATTCGTGGAAACTCAATAATGCGCTCGACAGCGGAACGAATACACCCGATGTACAGCGGATTATAGATGTCATCGGAGATTTCACGGCTGGTTTTAAATTGCTGGGAGCCGGCGGGGGCGGGTATATGCTCATAGCGGCCAAAGATCCGGTGGCGGCGCTGAAGATCAGGAAAGTACTGAATGAAAATCCTCCGAACCGCACCGGCAGGTTTGTTGAAATGAATGTCAGCCAGACGGGATTCCAGGTTTCGAGGTCGTGA